One stretch of Chlamydiales bacterium DNA includes these proteins:
- a CDS encoding DUF3604 domain-containing protein: MRRAICLCEPHVALAGEIGNWKFVYTTATTLSKGAKLKFDMQSHGRLIDWQVPSSDLKASENVIYAYIQEGKPIAAKEVETPDSVVPQFEFTLPSELKAGNSITIHIGAPAKVNVDAKVKGNKSQTHTQRRKSFLLYIAPKGDSKYEDPEVFSMDIRGNKLSTIQIITPSFVVKNKRFDVIVRFEDCYGNLTNNTHPDTLIDLSHEHLRENLNWRLFIPETGFVTLPNLYFNDPGVYKIRLRNLKTGEIFFSSPIKCFIDSQKNLFWGLLHGESERVDSTEGIESCLRHFRDEKALNFFATSCFDSAEETSNEMWKFLSQHIAEFNEDERFSTFPGLQWRGENHSEGLRHFLYLKDNKPILRQKDAKTTTLKKVYKTFSPKELLSIPSFTMGSPTSFNFQDFNPEYERVVEIYNAWGSSECSKDEGNLRPITGATKKSAHESKEGSIQLALQHNCRFGFVAGGLDDRDFFSTLYESDQVQYSPGLTAIIAKAHTRDSLFEALYNRSCYATTGKRIIVGFYIIGSPMGSELDTKAKPGLVINRHISGYVAGTAPLQKVELIRNGDIIKTFSCNGDASLDFTYDDLDDLKSVVLDGGEGKLPFAYYYIRVYQEDKNMAWSSPIWIDFHGEMPSIKKAKKTSKK, encoded by the coding sequence ATGCGAAGAGCTATCTGTTTATGTGAGCCTCACGTTGCCCTAGCGGGCGAAATTGGCAATTGGAAATTTGTCTACACAACGGCTACAACTCTTTCTAAAGGAGCCAAGCTTAAGTTCGACATGCAAAGTCATGGGCGCCTAATTGATTGGCAAGTTCCTAGCTCCGACTTAAAAGCCTCTGAAAACGTTATTTACGCTTATATACAAGAAGGAAAACCCATTGCCGCAAAAGAAGTTGAAACACCAGACTCTGTTGTGCCTCAATTTGAATTTACACTTCCCTCTGAACTAAAAGCTGGAAACTCCATTACGATTCACATAGGTGCACCTGCTAAAGTTAATGTGGATGCAAAAGTCAAGGGCAATAAATCGCAAACGCATACTCAAAGGAGAAAATCTTTCCTTCTCTACATAGCCCCCAAAGGTGATAGTAAATATGAAGATCCTGAAGTTTTTTCTATGGATATTCGTGGTAACAAACTAAGTACAATCCAAATCATCACTCCCTCGTTCGTCGTTAAAAATAAACGCTTTGATGTGATTGTTCGCTTTGAAGATTGCTATGGCAATTTAACCAATAATACCCATCCAGATACACTTATAGACCTAAGTCACGAACATTTGAGAGAAAATCTCAATTGGAGATTGTTCATACCAGAAACTGGCTTCGTAACTCTTCCTAATCTCTATTTCAATGATCCTGGCGTCTACAAAATCCGCCTTAGAAACCTAAAAACCGGAGAAATATTTTTCTCATCTCCCATTAAATGTTTCATAGATTCTCAAAAAAACCTCTTTTGGGGCCTATTACATGGGGAATCTGAGCGCGTTGATTCAACGGAAGGAATCGAAAGCTGTTTGAGACATTTTCGTGATGAAAAAGCTCTCAACTTCTTCGCAACATCTTGTTTCGACTCTGCTGAAGAAACATCCAATGAGATGTGGAAATTCCTCTCACAGCACATAGCAGAATTTAATGAAGATGAGAGGTTCTCAACATTTCCTGGCCTACAATGGCGTGGAGAAAATCATTCTGAAGGCCTAAGACATTTTCTCTATCTTAAAGATAACAAACCTATCTTACGTCAAAAAGATGCAAAAACAACTACACTAAAAAAGGTTTATAAAACTTTTTCTCCTAAAGAACTATTATCAATACCTAGTTTTACAATGGGCTCGCCCACTTCCTTTAACTTTCAAGATTTTAATCCCGAATATGAAAGAGTTGTAGAAATTTACAATGCTTGGGGTTCTTCTGAATGCTCAAAAGATGAGGGCAATTTACGCCCAATAACAGGAGCTACAAAAAAATCCGCTCATGAATCAAAAGAAGGCTCTATTCAACTTGCGCTTCAACACAATTGCCGCTTTGGATTTGTTGCAGGCGGCCTTGATGATCGAGATTTCTTTAGTACGCTCTATGAAAGTGATCAAGTTCAATATAGCCCAGGCCTTACTGCAATCATTGCAAAGGCTCATACAAGAGACTCTCTATTTGAAGCTTTGTATAACAGATCCTGCTATGCCACTACTGGCAAGAGAATTATCGTAGGTTTCTATATTATTGGCTCTCCTATGGGAAGCGAGCTTGATACAAAGGCAAAACCAGGACTTGTCATCAACAGGCATATCTCTGGATACGTTGCAGGCACAGCTCCTCTTCAAAAAGTTGAACTTATCCGAAATGGCGACATCATAAAAACTTTTTCTTGCAATGGAGATGCCTCGTTAGACTTCACTTATGACGATCTTGATGACTTAAAGTCCGTGGTCCTCGATGGTGGTGAGGGCAAATTGCCTTTTGCTTACTATTATATCAGAGTTTATCAAGAAGATAAAAACATGGCGTGGAGCTCACCTATTTGGATTGATTTTCACGGAGAAATGCCTTCTATAAAAAAAGCCAAAAAGACTTCTAAAAAATGA
- the rny gene encoding ribonuclease Y: MDEITIFYLWIFIAGAFTGVFGTWAFHRMRIGSYKHIANDLLQKAEADAERIKHTTKLSLKQKELESEREAEKTIQNAKQKLVKEEERLKQREDKLETRMNLVEKKLSDIDKREAIIAARKERIDEEKKSIQEGQQRLIQELERASNLSSTDAKALLIERISNEVRIEASLFAKRHVSEIYENAEQEATKIISTAINRISSSVVSDATISTVSLPSEELKGRIIGKEGRNIRALELATGINFIIDETPGAVILSGFDPIRKHIAKLALNELVLDGRIHPTRIEEAVTRAKDSVTKQIKNYGEDAALKAGTIDLHPELIKLLGKLKFRYSYGQNVLEHSLEVAHLMGIMAAELKLDVSAAKRIGLLHDIGKAVSHEVEGSHAIIGHDFALKYGESEQVANGIGSHHQEMQPTSIEASLCSAADALSAARPGARIEAIEHYVKRLQKLEEIAHAIPGVEKAYAMQAGKEMRIIVQPDDIDDEGLTLLARDVAKKIEANLSYPGKIKVVVIREKRAIEYAL; the protein is encoded by the coding sequence TTGGATGAAATAACAATTTTTTATCTTTGGATATTCATTGCAGGTGCTTTTACAGGTGTCTTTGGCACATGGGCATTTCATCGAATGCGTATTGGCAGCTACAAACACATTGCAAATGATTTACTGCAAAAAGCAGAAGCCGATGCTGAAAGGATCAAACACACAACGAAACTTTCATTAAAACAAAAAGAATTGGAAAGTGAAAGAGAAGCTGAAAAAACCATTCAAAATGCAAAGCAAAAGCTTGTTAAAGAAGAAGAAAGATTAAAACAAAGAGAAGATAAGCTAGAAACACGCATGAACCTTGTCGAAAAAAAACTATCTGATATCGACAAGCGAGAGGCTATTATTGCAGCAAGAAAAGAGCGTATTGATGAAGAAAAAAAATCCATCCAAGAAGGCCAGCAACGTTTAATTCAAGAGCTAGAACGCGCATCCAACCTCTCTTCAACAGATGCAAAAGCCCTTCTTATCGAGCGCATTTCTAATGAAGTTCGTATTGAAGCCTCTCTTTTTGCAAAGCGTCATGTGAGCGAAATTTACGAAAATGCAGAACAAGAAGCTACAAAAATTATTTCTACAGCCATCAATAGAATATCTTCTTCTGTTGTATCAGACGCTACCATCTCTACAGTTTCTCTTCCAAGTGAAGAGTTAAAGGGACGCATTATTGGCAAAGAAGGCAGAAACATTAGAGCTCTAGAGCTTGCAACAGGCATTAACTTTATTATTGATGAAACTCCTGGCGCTGTGATTCTTTCTGGATTTGATCCTATTCGTAAACATATCGCAAAGCTTGCCTTAAACGAACTCGTTTTAGACGGAAGAATACACCCTACTCGTATTGAAGAGGCTGTTACAAGGGCAAAAGATAGTGTTACTAAACAAATAAAAAATTATGGCGAAGATGCTGCTTTAAAAGCTGGCACTATTGACCTACATCCAGAATTAATCAAATTACTTGGGAAATTAAAATTTCGCTATAGCTATGGCCAGAACGTGCTAGAACATTCTTTAGAGGTTGCTCATCTAATGGGAATTATGGCTGCGGAGTTAAAGCTTGATGTAAGTGCTGCAAAACGAATTGGCCTTTTACATGACATTGGAAAGGCTGTATCTCATGAAGTAGAGGGTTCTCATGCAATTATTGGTCATGATTTTGCCCTAAAGTATGGAGAAAGTGAACAAGTTGCCAATGGTATTGGCTCTCATCACCAAGAGATGCAACCCACAAGTATAGAGGCATCTCTTTGCTCTGCAGCAGATGCTCTATCAGCAGCAAGACCTGGTGCTCGCATTGAAGCAATTGAACACTACGTTAAACGACTGCAAAAGCTTGAAGAAATTGCACATGCAATTCCTGGCGTGGAAAAAGCTTATGCCATGCAAGCTGGAAAAGAAATGCGTATCATTGTTCAACCAGATGACATTGACGATGAAGGCCTCACTCTTCTTGCAAGAGATGTTGCAAAAAAAATTGAAGCAAATCTAAGTTATCCTGGGAAAATTAAAGTAGTTGTTATCAGAGAAAAACGCGCTATTGAATATGCTCTTTAA
- a CDS encoding hemolysin family protein, with protein MLILFLCSLLGSFALTCTYNSLRTLREQKSTLFLNEIGHIFFYRSFHALVVKKNEFYSLFFVALIARYLLLFIASASLIAYFLLDSTLSFSPQHENWFIGWLVLFISSLATLLFGEFVPRIYSSLFPYKALKLSAAISSFSLFITFPITYLFLKLPKKFSKAISLEGLHGSTIQVTESIIDMLENADITAAIGIHNKKLIEAVLNFKDRIVREVMVPRVNVFSLPSSLSIKSAAERLLQEGYSRIPVYKDTIDSIAGILMYKDILTYYVKCQAGELSETHLDLPIETLIKPVFYTPETRLVSHLLQEFRNKQMHLAIVVDEYGGTEGIVSIEDILEEIVGDIADEYDEEEVILYTEQAANDWIVDARMSILDIEENFDINIPQDGDYDTIGGYIYHKAGLIPQKGFHIYQDDFEIEVLSSSDRSVDKVRITKNPNIHFRR; from the coding sequence ATGCTCATTCTTTTTCTTTGCTCACTACTCGGTAGTTTTGCGCTCACATGCACCTACAACAGCCTTCGTACTTTGAGGGAACAAAAGAGTACCCTCTTTCTTAATGAAATAGGCCATATCTTCTTCTATCGCTCTTTTCATGCACTTGTTGTGAAAAAAAATGAGTTTTATTCCCTATTTTTTGTAGCCCTCATTGCAAGATACCTCCTACTTTTTATAGCAAGCGCAAGCCTTATAGCCTACTTTTTACTTGATTCAACACTCTCCTTTTCCCCTCAGCATGAAAATTGGTTTATTGGCTGGCTTGTTTTATTCATATCCTCTCTTGCAACCCTCTTGTTTGGTGAATTTGTCCCTCGGATTTATTCCTCTCTTTTTCCATACAAAGCTCTAAAGCTGTCTGCAGCTATATCTTCTTTCTCTCTTTTTATTACTTTTCCAATTACATACCTCTTTCTAAAGTTACCAAAAAAATTTTCAAAAGCAATTTCTCTGGAAGGACTTCATGGATCTACAATACAGGTCACAGAAAGTATCATAGACATGCTAGAAAACGCAGATATCACAGCTGCAATCGGCATACATAACAAAAAGCTCATAGAAGCCGTCTTGAACTTTAAAGATCGTATTGTACGGGAAGTAATGGTACCAAGGGTCAATGTTTTTTCTCTACCCTCCTCTTTAAGCATTAAGTCCGCAGCAGAGCGCCTCCTACAAGAGGGTTATAGCAGGATTCCCGTCTACAAAGATACGATAGATTCCATTGCAGGCATCCTCATGTACAAAGATATTTTAACGTACTATGTTAAATGTCAAGCAGGAGAACTTTCAGAAACTCATCTAGACTTACCTATTGAAACTCTTATTAAGCCTGTTTTTTATACACCAGAAACGCGTCTTGTATCCCATTTATTACAAGAATTTAGAAATAAACAAATGCATCTTGCAATTGTTGTAGATGAATATGGGGGCACCGAGGGCATTGTTTCCATTGAAGATATCTTAGAGGAGATCGTAGGTGATATTGCTGATGAGTATGACGAAGAAGAAGTTATTCTCTACACTGAACAAGCAGCAAATGATTGGATTGTAGATGCCCGAATGAGTATACTTGACATCGAAGAAAACTTTGATATCAACATACCACAAGATGGAGATTACGACACAATTGGCGGCTATATTTACCACAAGGCAGGATTGATCCCACAAAAAGGTTTTCATATCTATCAGGACGACTTTGAAATTGAAGTTTTAAGCTCATCCGACCGTTCAGTAGATAAAGTGCGCATAACAAAAAACCCAAATATTCATTTTAGACGTTAA
- the ybeY gene encoding rRNA maturation RNase YbeY, whose translation MPLNVQVFNQQSSLAISSTSVQKVVSCLLLEFCNKKYDEVNIYFVGEEEICKLHEEFFDDPSPTDCISFPMDTEDDESEYLILGDIFISPKAALDYVSLDSKDVYEELTLYLVHGLLHLLGYDDINEADIKKMRAAEKIHLDHLKAHSVYLTAK comes from the coding sequence GTGCCTCTCAACGTACAAGTTTTTAATCAGCAAAGCAGCCTTGCAATTAGTTCTACAAGTGTACAAAAAGTTGTAAGCTGCTTGCTACTAGAATTTTGCAACAAAAAGTACGACGAAGTAAATATCTACTTTGTAGGGGAAGAAGAAATCTGCAAGCTGCACGAAGAATTCTTCGATGATCCTTCCCCTACCGATTGCATCTCCTTTCCTATGGACACAGAAGATGATGAAAGCGAATATCTAATCCTAGGCGACATCTTCATCAGCCCCAAAGCTGCACTTGATTACGTAAGTCTTGATAGCAAGGACGTCTATGAAGAACTTACTTTGTACCTTGTTCATGGTCTTCTACATTTACTTGGTTATGATGACATCAATGAGGCCGATATAAAAAAAATGCGTGCAGCAGAAAAAATTCATCTTGACCATTTGAAGGCGCATAGTGTCTACTTAACAGCCAAGTAG
- a CDS encoding small basic protein: MSRHTSYGKSSKVAKKRNVLKRFERVAVLRDLGRWQDGVNVKVTGLPKTPVAP, from the coding sequence ATGTCAAGACATACAAGCTATGGCAAATCAAGTAAAGTTGCAAAGAAACGCAATGTGTTAAAACGTTTTGAGCGCGTTGCTGTCTTAAGAGATCTGGGCAGATGGCAAGATGGAGTTAATGTTAAGGTTACAGGTCTTCCAAAAACGCCTGTTGCTCCATAA
- a CDS encoding DNA polymerase III subunit chi — MKDTNFIFTTVTTNANKLTAVCNIAKTCFTKKEKLLILVQDQKAAEFIDELLWRIPEESFLPHCISDSECNEPVVITTFPKNVNQASILLNLSSKTNNLADPFQIIYELMDMTSKERHALSQEKLKIYQEMGYNVRIIC; from the coding sequence ATGAAAGATACAAACTTTATTTTTACAACAGTTACAACAAATGCAAATAAACTTACAGCTGTCTGCAATATAGCTAAAACTTGTTTTACAAAAAAAGAAAAACTTTTAATCCTTGTGCAAGACCAAAAAGCGGCAGAATTTATCGATGAGCTTTTATGGCGTATACCAGAAGAGAGCTTTCTTCCCCACTGCATCAGTGATTCTGAATGCAATGAGCCTGTTGTAATTACTACTTTTCCAAAAAATGTAAATCAGGCATCTATTCTTTTAAATTTATCTTCCAAAACAAATAATCTTGCAGATCCTTTTCAAATTATCTATGAACTTATGGATATGACTTCAAAAGAAAGACATGCTCTTTCACAAGAAAAGCTTAAAATCTATCAAGAGATGGGCTACAACGTACGCATTATCTGCTGA
- a CDS encoding DUF502 domain-containing protein produces MKKSFITGLVILLPLAVTIAIIIFIINFLTEPFMGIARSALSHFNISSGDTLLEYVSQVLIIIILFSLVVLIGFCARMFFIHALIRFSDFILLRIPFINSLYKALQEIIRTLFHSSAKSFKQVALVPFPNKDSYTLGLVTGDGLDICKKALNRDLITIYVPTTPNPTSGYLLMFKTEEVVFIDMKVEDALKYIISCGVVGKETEMPRS; encoded by the coding sequence ATGAAAAAGTCTTTTATAACAGGTCTTGTTATCTTACTTCCCTTAGCAGTAACAATTGCCATTATCATTTTCATCATCAATTTTCTTACAGAACCCTTTATGGGCATTGCAAGGTCAGCGCTCAGCCATTTTAACATATCAAGCGGAGATACCCTTTTAGAATACGTAAGTCAAGTTTTAATTATCATTATCCTTTTTTCTTTAGTTGTTTTAATTGGGTTTTGTGCACGCATGTTTTTTATTCATGCATTAATTCGCTTTAGTGACTTTATTCTGCTACGAATACCCTTTATTAATTCCCTTTACAAAGCTCTTCAAGAAATTATTCGAACACTTTTTCACTCCTCGGCTAAATCTTTTAAACAAGTAGCTCTTGTCCCCTTTCCAAACAAAGATTCTTACACATTAGGGCTTGTAACGGGTGATGGACTTGACATATGCAAAAAAGCCCTTAATCGAGATTTAATTACCATATATGTCCCAACAACTCCCAACCCAACTTCTGGCTATCTGCTCATGTTTAAAACAGAAGAAGTTGTCTTCATCGATATGAAGGTAGAAGATGCTCTCAAATACATCATCTCTTGCGGTGTTGTTGGCAAAGAAACAGAAATGCCCCGTTCATGA
- the rnr gene encoding ribonuclease R, with amino-acid sequence MPKNSTAKSKKSVKIFQNYLTLICQFLGGRSYKPLYQEELSERLSVPPVHHDLFHKALNTLIREGKITLKEKRYLLCASDAKIVTGILRMHPRGFGFLQPDDPIQFSEDIFIPKHLTKNAVDGDSVEVLINEESKSEKGPEGKVFSILKRSRTHIAGTVWHISEKGEVLVHVPLFGASKKVTVTPIDERELQIGDRLIMKVLDWGSENSATHCEMSHYIGHISDPSCDVRASIEEFDLRSDFPSTVVQEAKLFGSKVSAKDIKSRTDLRSLECFTIDPDTAKDFDDALSLNRDENGNYHLGVHIADVSHYVKPGTALDNEAKLRCNSTYFPGFCLPMLPHELSSELCSLKAHVNRLTLSVMMSFDPQGDLLHYKIFRSVIKSSKRFTYKQAKQVLDGKTKSKFAPTLQLMVELCHLLKKKRYERGSIEFSLPEVIIKIDEKGDPTGFERIEYDITHQLVEEFMLKANETVATYLSEKGEKLTYRVHDQPAEESLKEFATLARAFGFHLPSKPTTHDFQKLFDKAASTIYATQLATSFIRSMKLAYYSPTNGGHYGLSLEYYCHFTSPIRRYVDLVVHRIVCGDTHELESLSMTCHGCSEQERISAKAEQSTTLLKKLRYLKKLYEEDPTRKYQAVVTRIKNMGLIFDITDLMMDSFLHISELEDDYFVYDEDRLILRGSRTGKEYSCGKKIEVVVTHLDFITLESKWALALNNQNKRSRKEKRSKK; translated from the coding sequence ATGCCTAAAAATAGTACCGCGAAATCCAAAAAATCTGTAAAAATTTTTCAAAATTATTTAACTCTTATTTGCCAATTTTTAGGTGGAAGAAGTTATAAACCTCTCTATCAAGAGGAGCTCAGTGAAAGACTGAGCGTTCCTCCTGTTCACCATGATTTATTCCACAAAGCACTAAATACTCTTATAAGAGAGGGAAAAATCACCTTAAAAGAAAAAAGGTATCTTCTCTGTGCATCAGATGCCAAAATTGTCACGGGAATTCTTCGTATGCATCCGCGCGGCTTTGGCTTTCTACAGCCCGATGATCCCATACAATTTTCAGAAGACATCTTTATACCCAAACACCTTACAAAAAATGCAGTAGATGGCGATTCTGTAGAAGTCCTTATCAATGAAGAATCAAAATCGGAAAAAGGACCCGAGGGAAAAGTTTTTTCTATACTCAAAAGAAGCCGTACACACATTGCTGGAACCGTATGGCATATCAGTGAAAAGGGAGAAGTTTTAGTTCATGTACCTCTTTTTGGAGCTTCAAAAAAAGTAACAGTTACCCCCATCGATGAAAGAGAGCTTCAAATAGGCGATAGACTTATTATGAAAGTTCTTGATTGGGGATCAGAAAATAGTGCAACACACTGCGAAATGTCTCACTACATCGGCCACATATCCGATCCATCTTGTGATGTTAGAGCATCCATTGAAGAATTTGACTTGCGCTCCGATTTTCCAAGCACTGTCGTTCAAGAAGCTAAATTATTTGGCAGTAAAGTATCAGCAAAAGATATAAAATCAAGAACAGATTTGCGCTCATTAGAATGCTTTACAATAGATCCAGACACTGCAAAAGACTTTGATGATGCACTTTCTTTGAATAGAGATGAAAATGGAAACTATCACCTAGGCGTTCATATTGCTGATGTCTCACACTATGTAAAACCTGGAACTGCCCTCGATAATGAAGCCAAACTTCGCTGCAATTCAACTTATTTTCCAGGCTTTTGCTTGCCTATGCTACCCCATGAACTCTCTTCTGAACTTTGCAGCTTAAAAGCGCATGTCAATAGGCTCACTCTTTCCGTTATGATGAGCTTTGATCCTCAAGGAGATCTTCTTCATTACAAGATCTTTCGAAGTGTCATTAAAAGTTCTAAACGCTTTACTTATAAGCAAGCAAAACAAGTTCTCGATGGTAAAACCAAAAGCAAGTTTGCACCTACCCTACAACTTATGGTAGAGCTTTGCCACCTACTAAAGAAAAAACGCTATGAAAGGGGAAGTATCGAGTTCTCACTGCCCGAAGTTATCATAAAAATTGATGAAAAAGGCGATCCTACAGGATTTGAGCGTATCGAATATGATATCACACACCAGTTAGTAGAAGAGTTTATGCTCAAGGCCAATGAAACTGTTGCAACCTATCTTTCCGAAAAAGGTGAAAAACTTACCTACAGAGTTCATGACCAACCCGCAGAAGAAAGTTTAAAAGAATTTGCAACTCTTGCAAGAGCATTTGGCTTTCATTTGCCCTCAAAACCCACGACACACGACTTTCAAAAACTATTCGACAAGGCAGCAAGTACAATTTATGCAACCCAACTAGCAACAAGTTTTATTAGAAGCATGAAACTTGCCTACTACTCTCCAACCAATGGAGGACACTATGGACTGAGCCTTGAGTACTATTGTCATTTTACAAGCCCCATTCGACGCTACGTCGACTTGGTTGTCCACCGTATTGTGTGCGGGGATACACATGAATTAGAAAGTCTTTCTATGACTTGTCATGGCTGCTCTGAGCAAGAAAGGATAAGCGCTAAGGCAGAGCAATCCACAACCCTCTTAAAGAAACTGCGCTATCTAAAAAAACTCTACGAAGAAGATCCAACACGCAAATATCAAGCTGTTGTAACCCGCATCAAAAATATGGGTCTTATTTTTGATATCACAGACCTTATGATGGATAGCTTTTTACATATTTCAGAGCTTGAAGATGACTATTTCGTTTATGATGAAGATCGACTTATACTTCGCGGATCTAGAACTGGAAAAGAGTATTCCTGCGGCAAAAAAATCGAAGTTGTAGTGACCCATCTTGACTTTATTACACTCGAGAGTAAATGGGCGCTTGCATTAAATAATCAAAATAAGCGCTCCAGAAAAGAAAAAAGGTCTAAGAAATGA